The genomic DNA aattatcaaacTCATACGATCACTGCTTCCGTTGTTTGctatgataaattgactaaataaccccatatttaaccctttactacttttaaaatgttcaaaccacagaaacACCTTAAAGGGTTCGTCCTTTATTTtcctgctcagtaacagatgacgtcacgtcctgttggtctcagcattggtttctattgTCTGCCTATTCATCGTGAAAGTTGCAGCGCATGCGCTGTGACTCTCTAattattaaatctgtgatcgttCTCGTGGGTCTTATGAAGACATGCACTTAAGCTGGCTCGGCtcagagtttgatgaaatggtaaaagCCAGCGTCGTCACGGACGGCTTagctaaaccaggtttaaaccgtaggcctggctctactgagaacactttgatgaaatacccccctgATATGGTAATGAAGTTAACATGATGGTGACCGTTTTCTTGTTTAGGAATGGGTGTCTGTTTTCCAAGTGAGTCCAATTGAAAGAGTTTGACTAATGAAGATACCAGGAGTTTTTATGCTTATTTAAGCTCAACAATCATTtgagtggaatttaaaatgAACAACCAGGTGACGATTTGATATCACAAGCTAATCTGCATTATGTGAAATTATGTTCAAACTCACTGAAGACCAGTTTTTCTTAGAGTGTATTGTGTGCATGTTGCtgaccatgttatagttctttACGGACACTGaactgtatatttgtattaggGATGCCCCAATTGACCTTTTTACACTTCTGGtacaataccaatattgcagctttgagtattggccaataccgatattgattgatgttttttttttattgatatcaGACTAATATCTGAAATAATATCAAATTGAGACACCCTTAATTTTTATGCACAGAAATTTTTTTGGTCCAATATGGTAAATTTCAGGCTAAAAAGACACTTTAATTCGGCTTGCTTTGCTTTTACTAACCAAAGAAAAGCAACataacaaattttttttttattaccaatTGATCCAAATGCATCCATTATGTGTGCCTTGGCTTTGTACTATTCAAAGGACTGCatgctttgtgtttttcaggatCCTCTGGACACAGTGCGACAGAAGTGTGAAGCAGCCGAGCATTGTGTTCACACACGTGAACGCCTGGAACAATGCGAGACCAGAGTTGGTTCAAGATCTGCCACAGAGGAGGAATGTACAGAGGAGCTGTTTGACTTCCTTCATGCTCGGGACCACTGTGTAAGTGTGTCTATGACGGCATGATGAAGGGGAGCAGTGTCGCAGAGAACACATTCATCTTTTGGTAGTTTGTAAGTCATTGAAACATGTTTGGATCTGTGCTGCAGCACGTGAACCGTAGCTCTGTGCAGCTGCACCACAGTTATTACACTTAAAGCCAGAAATACCTGCTTTTCTTCTTCACATCCATGTGGATTCAGTCTCTTTGCTCTGAGATGTGTTGGTTTCTAATTTACCTTGAACATTTTGTTTTCTGCAGGTGGCGCACAAGCTGTTTCATTCAGTCAAATGAAGCCTCCTGACTGTTGGCCCACTGGCTGATGGCGTTCTTCTACAGTCGTATTACGAGGAAACGTGGTTTATGTTCTACATCCATATGTGGATATGCTGTATATGTGTTTAACTTATAATGTCCTTTATCTGTTTATGTTAACAGTTTGATTAAAATGAATGGCTACAAACTTTGTGTCACAAGTTGATTTCGATATTTGAAGTTTGGAGCTTGAAATGTTCTCTATTAACAGCTTATTGATATGTAGATCATTTTATATCCCCTTCCATCACCTCATCTAACTctatatttatttgattttgaacATTACATCAATTTAAAAGcagtaatattttacatttattattttttctcaaaagccTGAAATTCTTTGAACCATTAACATCAAATGCAAATAATCaattttatgatattttttttatggcaAATGGCACACTTCTCATGTATCCACGCAGAAAACAATTAAATCTAAACACGTTTTTCATTGAAATCTCTGCCTTTCATATGTGAAGATcacaaaaattaagaaaaaaatacagtttctgGAATATTAAACATATCTAGGTTCATGTGCAACATTACATATTATTCACTATGAAATGCTCACTGTAAACGTCTGAATTCAAAACATGTGAAAACTAACCGTTATCTTGTTCAGATGTTTCATTCAGTGAAATATaaaattgcttttttaaaaaaaaacttttttactgTGGTCAATGGTGTCGGTGGGCTGCATATTATTGAATTCATGACACAGGCTGCGGGCCAGTGGAAATTTAAACATAGGCCGCAATTAGCCCCCGGGCCGAACTTTGGACAtgcctgctttagagcatcaaattcggtcCACTcaggaaagtaaaaatgatagaaaaaaaatgaaacattttgtaaataccaactaattcagttgtagatatataatcacagcccctccaaatacaaaaattcagtTTTCCACTTCTTAGAGCTCAgaactgcagtcatttttaatctcaaattgttgaaagaactcaatttttccataatctggcaaattttcttcaaattattcaacaaaatgtctccaaattgCTAAAATTGGGGaaattgaagtgaagatcctgcaggtaCTAATATACTCGTGACGTCTGTGAAccgtcgcatttacagaccttggagtcactgttagcttaccaataaaagGGAAGAGATTCGTCACTTTTGTAAGTGTTGACTATgtcactgggagtgaggcccaaggccaagacaggctgacttgataatactgtatcatgtttttctgcagtcagtgccttctcctcacctttctctctctgctctgtttcaggtgttgtgaagctgacgatggcagttcctgatctgtggttcacggctcaactagtctgggacactctgatgttctatctctatatcctgttctgttggtccttctgtccactaaccccaaccagtcgacgcagatggctgccacctctgaacctggttctaacggagatttctttctgttaaaagggagttgattcttcccactgtcgctaaatgcttgttcatttggatcttgttgggttttttctttttattatgacatttatattttgataagcgcattgagatgactttgttgtaaattgggctgtacaaataaagttgaattgatttgATTGTTTAACAAAAACCTGTCAAAGAACAGCTTTTAGTTGTCCGTgtatagtttttaaaaaaaattgttttccgTGAAGGACATGGCAGGATGTGATGTGTGCTCATGGCCAGGGGGTGTCAGTATAGAGCACTCTGCAGGCTTAGCTAAAGCCTAACCTTTAGTAAAAGCGACTCAAACCCTTTGGTTTAACCCAGGGGGGGTCGGGTATGTGACGTCATAGGGTTGGGCTTCCCCCCAGAGAGGATGTAACTACCTGTTGAACACCTCCTGGAAACAGGGCTTTATTTATCCAGTTAAACATCTGTAGAAGGTGAACGTTGACTAACAAACAGCGGGAACAATGCAGGACCTAAAAGTACTCCTGGACGGAGTTAAAGGAGACACCGGCACAGCGGCGGTGCTTGGAGCGGCTGCCTGCGGGGTGGTGGgggttctgctgctgctgaggacGGTCAGCAGAGGAAGGGAGGTGGAGCGGAAGATCCAACGAGCCCGGAGCCGGAGGACGGAGGTTCTGCAGCGGGCAGACCAGGCTGTGCTCCGGTACAGGCAGACGGTAAGAGATACATGGATGCATGGTTAGCATAGCTGAGAATGGATGAAGCACTTTGACCTGCAACAACAGAAGCTAGTCCTACACATACTCACATCTTTCAAACTtatggctcgggggccaaatccggccatttggagcatccaattcggccagcaggaggaagtaaaaattacaaagaaaacatgaatcaatgtgtaaataaaactcaacactACTGGTGCatttattgcatgattgcagtcattttttttgttaaactgttgaaaaatatgcaaaattattaCAATTCCTCAATTTATTACGTAACACATCCCTTAATGAAATATCAATGAATAAGTATAACAATAGCaggggttaaaatatggaactGCCTAATGGATTAAACACAACATAGCACCAACAttaaccagtttaaaaagcttttaaagacatatatcattagtaagtataagaaagaacaGCAACAATTTTAGCTAGAGCTGTCATTATATATGATATGTGtgtaatggtataaaatatattaatacttaaacaGCAAAATAAAAGGTATAGATGATTATATGAATTTATATATTACCACACTAAATGTAGTGTTGTAGCTATGAAAtactataatattaatattatgtacgtGTCgtgtacattcatgtgtatataTGAATGTGTATACATGTGTGTACGTTCGTATGTGTTAGATGTGcgtgtataaactgtatatataaaacttgtgcagaatatatattgacTTACTgtaaaaataggaaaataagttaaatgtttttgtgtgagATATTATCtagagaaccttgttttgttttgttgtgatggggtagGTATATATAAGCtctgcttcaacctacaccctttTGGCTGAAGAATTAGGCAATTGAGTGttatttgttctgtttttgtcctTCTGAAGACTaccgaaataaattaaatattcaaattcaaattggtcacaaaattgaggaaatttaaagtgaagatcctgttggcactgatatctgtcatttattactAGAgtgttgttggtttcttacatatttagcattttatgtgtacgtagaagtgtaaactcgggaacaataatgttgaaatgactcttTTCCCAcatgaaatctgtggcccacttgagatcgacttaaactgctttgtattttgacccctgaactaaaaggagttttGAAACATCTGATCTATTTGTTATATTGATGCTTTTCATTGATCAGACTTGCACGTTTGTCGTGCGTGTACCATGTTAGCACGTTTCCACCACAGTAACAAGATGACATCTAAAAATGCAAATGTTATTTAGTTTGATTAATTGTATTCTGATCTAATTCCATGTACTCTTATCTATCACCAAACAAcactaacttgtacaaatacattatagttcataaaaataattaaaaaagatatCAGTGTCGCCGCCGTGATATTACCTGGAACCGTGATATTACCTGGAACCGTGATTCTTTGTCTGGTATAGTGtcgtggttactcattttggtatcgtgacaactctagatcggaatgcagtttggtatgaatactttaTGAATGAATATTATGAGAtgctctgagccctttttttttttaaatggggcccgaGGGCCCACCCCCCACTTTCGGTAATTTTCaaattaatcagaatcagaataagaatcagaatcaactttattgaccaagagtgtatgaatacacacgaggaatttgtcttggtaaactgtgctctctcagatggtgtaacattaaataataacaatcaactagaataaagaaaaataaataaaaaaaagaagtataaacataaatataaatatataagagtagttagactaatatgtgcaaactaaataaaataacaagataataataataatagtaataataataataataacgaaataaaataaaaatacaataataataataagataatagtgcagtagtgcattgatgagtagtgcaggtgaacatttaaatgaaaatattatgtccatgggAACATAGTCGAAATATTATGGGAATATTATGtaatgggaacatagtcgtgtcaTATaacgtttcaaaggtaattcaacgtagattacgatcaTGCCTCCCATAATTTGATGAGGGGCCTGATGGCCCA from Gouania willdenowi chromosome 4, fGouWil2.1, whole genome shotgun sequence includes the following:
- the uqcrh gene encoding cytochrome b-c1 complex subunit 6, mitochondrial isoform X1, whose translation is MVWEDKMITNGEPEDEEEEEEEEDEEEMVDPLDTVRQKCEAAEHCVHTRERLEQCETRVGSRSATEEECTEELFDFLHARDHCVAHKLFHSVK
- the uqcrh gene encoding cytochrome b-c1 complex subunit 6, mitochondrial isoform X2; protein product: MVWEDKMITNGEPEDDPLDTVRQKCEAAEHCVHTRERLEQCETRVGSRSATEEECTEELFDFLHARDHCVAHKLFHSVK